A portion of the Candidatus Fermentibacter sp. genome contains these proteins:
- a CDS encoding DNA alkylation repair protein, whose product MKNDRRSGSGDARSGEGGTEGILEELRGMGSEEARAGMSRYGINTADAFGVSVYELRRMAARIGTDHELALALWETGNHEARLLACFVDDPASVTASQMEAWAAGFDSWDVCDQATTSLFDLTPNAWGKAVEWAGRDEEWVKRAGFAMMAGLAVHDKKASDDDFVTLLDHIERGASDDRNFVKKAVNWALRNIGKRNAALNSAAIACAGRILDTANARAGGERGGDAGARAARWVATDALRELASDKVLERLRGRR is encoded by the coding sequence ATGAAGAACGACAGAAGATCAGGCTCTGGGGATGCCCGGTCCGGCGAAGGCGGAACGGAGGGCATTCTCGAGGAACTTCGGGGCATGGGCAGCGAGGAAGCCCGGGCAGGGATGTCGAGATACGGGATCAACACCGCTGATGCCTTCGGTGTCTCGGTCTATGAACTCCGCCGGATGGCGGCGCGCATCGGAACCGATCACGAACTAGCCCTCGCGCTCTGGGAGACTGGGAATCACGAAGCCCGGCTGCTGGCCTGCTTCGTCGACGATCCCGCCTCCGTGACCGCCTCGCAGATGGAGGCCTGGGCGGCGGGATTCGACTCGTGGGACGTCTGCGACCAGGCGACCACCAGCCTGTTCGACCTGACTCCGAATGCCTGGGGGAAGGCGGTGGAGTGGGCCGGACGGGACGAGGAATGGGTGAAGCGGGCGGGCTTCGCGATGATGGCAGGCCTTGCCGTGCATGACAAAAAGGCATCGGACGACGATTTCGTGACGCTCCTGGACCATATCGAGCGTGGCGCCTCCGACGACCGGAACTTCGTGAAGAAGGCCGTGAACTGGGCACTCCGGAACATCGGCAAGCGGAATGCCGCTCTCAACTCTGCCGCGATTGCGTGCGCCGGAAGGATCCTCGACACCGCGAACGCGAGGGCTGGCGGGGAGCGCGGCGGCGATGCCGGCGCGAGGGCCGCCCGCTGGGTGGCAACCGACGCACTGCGGGAACTCGCATCGGACAAGGTTCTGGAGAGGCTGCGGGGCCGACGCTGA